A region from the Benincasa hispida cultivar B227 chromosome 8, ASM972705v1, whole genome shotgun sequence genome encodes:
- the LOC120083735 gene encoding stigma-specific STIG1-like protein 1, producing the protein MKFSKLFLLVALITISHYAAQAAEVEMSNKENATSSDDEVFDQLPHAATGNYPSGSLRGLLFNFESLQKGVTCNKYPRVCRAKGSKGPDCCNKKCVNVETDRNNCGMCGNKCKYSRICCNGRCVNPMFNKKHCGGCNNECSKGSLCAYGMCDYA; encoded by the coding sequence ATGAAGTTCTCAAAGCTATTCCTTTTGGTAGCTTTGATCACCATCTCTCATTATGCAGCTCAGGCAGCTGAAGTTGAAATGAGCAACAAAGAGAATGCTACTTCGTCGGATGACGAAGTTTTCGATCAACTTCCTCACGCGGCGACCGGAAATTATCCGTCGGGTTCGCTTCGCGGCCTTCTCTTTAACTTCGAGTCTCTGCAGAAGGGAGTGACGTGTAACAAATACCCGAGAGTTTGTCGAGCTAAGGGCAGCAAAGGGCCAGATTGTTGCAACAAGAAATGTGTAAATGTGGAGACGGATAGGAATAACTGTGGAATGTGTGGGAATAAATGCAAGTACTCGAGGATATGCTGCAATGGAAGGTGTGTGAATCCGATGTTCAATAAGAAGCATTGTGGAGGTTGCAACAATGAGTGCAGTAAAGGAAGCTTATGTGCGTATGGGATGTGTGATTATGCTTAA